TTCTATCCAGCCATGAGCGGCGAGACAAAACCGCCGCTGGTGGTGTTCATCCACGGTGGCCCGACATCGGCCTGCTACCCGACGCTCGACCCACGCATTCAATACTGGACGCAACGCGGCTTCGCCGTCGCCGATCTCAACTATCGCGGCAGCAGCGGTTATGGCCGGGAGTATCGTCAGGCGTTGCATCTGAGCTGGGGTGAGGTGGATGTCGAGGATGCTTGTGGCGTCGTTGCGTATCTTGCCGAACAGGGCTTGATCGACGGGGAACGGGCATTCATTCGAGGTGGCAGCGCAGGCGGCTACACCACGTTATGTGCGCTGGCGTTCAAACACGTCTTCCGCGCCGGAGCGAGTTTGTACGGCGTTAGCGACCCGATTGCATTGGCTCGGGCAACGCACAAATTCGAGGGTGATTATCTGGACTGGCTGATCGGCGATCCCGAGCAAGACGCCGAACGCTACGCCGCCCGCACGCCATTACTGCATGCCGACGACATCCGCGTGCCGGTGATTTTCTTTCAGGGCGAACTGGACGCAGTGGTTGTCCCGCAACAGACTCGCGACATGGTCACGGCCCTGGAGCAGAACGGCATCCCGGTCGAAGCCCATTACTACCCCGACGAACGCCACGGCTTCCGCCGCGCCACCAATCAGGCGCATGCGCTGGAACAGGAGTGGAAATTCTATCGACGGGTGATGGGATTTACAGACTGAAACCCTCTCCCTGTAGGAGCTGCGGCACGCTGCGATCTTTTGATCCTGATCCTCGAATTAAAATCAAAAGATCGCAGCGTGCCGCAGCTCCTACAGGTTTATGCCGCTGACTCAGCGCTTGGCGATGATGTACACCGCATGCACGATCCCCGGAATATACCCGCACAACGTCAGCAGAATGTTCAGCCAGAACGCCCCGCCAAACCCGACCTGCAGAAACACGCCCAGTGGTGGCAACAGAATAGCGATGATGATGCGAATGAAATCCATGGGGCAGCTCCTGTATGGGGGTTGGCTCACTTGAGCCATACAAGCTAATCGACCTGCGCCGTTCGTCAGGGTTCAGTGCAACTGCCATTTGATCGCCATCACCTCACAAAAAAACGCCCCACGCCAAAAGAGTCAGGCGTGGGGCGTGCGTTATACCGCGAGACGGTTCTTGGAATCGGGTAGGAAACTTCAGTTCAAACTGCAATCCCCTTGCGGCATTGCAGTTGTGCGGTGCGCACTCGCGAGAAGGCGCGGCCCAGGCGCAGGAGCATTTCGTCGATGTTGGCTTTGCTGACCGTGAGTGCCGGGGTGAAGCGCAGGCAGTTGGCTTGCGGGGCGTTGAGCAGCAGGCCTTCGTGGAGGGCGGCGTGGACCACAGCTTCGGCGCAATCGTCTGACAGGGTCAGCCCGTAGAAAAGGCCTTGGCCGCGCAGTTCGCCGTGGTCGTAGCGGTGCGCCAATCGGGTAAGGCCTTCACGCAGATGCTGGCCGTTGTCGTTGACCTGCTGGAGAAAGCTGCGGTCGTGCACGCTGTCGAGTACCACTAAACCGGCCGCTGTCATCAGCGCATTGCCGTGATGCGTACCACCGAGTTCGCCCGCCTCAAAACAGCATGCATTGCCCCGTGCCAGCAGTGCCGCCAACGGCACACCGCCGCCAAGCCCTTTGCCGAGCACGACGATATCGGCGCGCACGCCGTAGGATTGTTCTGCGAGCAAGGTGCCGCAGCGACCTAAGCCAGTTTGCACTTCGTCGAGAATCAGCAGAATGCCCAATTCGCGGCACAGTCGTTCGACACCTTTAAGGTAATGCCCGGTTGCCGGAACAACGCCGGCATCACTTTGGATCGGCTCCAGCATGATCGCTACAGTCTGCGCATCGACCGCCGCGTGCAACGCCGGCAAGTCGTTGAACGGTACCAGATCGAAACCCGGCAGCAACGGCGCAAACCGGTTGTGCAGGTTGCAGCTGTCCGAGGCGGAAATTGTCGCCAGACTGCGACCGTGACAACCCTGCTTCGCGACAATGATCCGCGAGGCGCCGCCGCGATGCAGCTGCCCCCACTTGCGCGCGAGTTTGATCGCTGCTTCACAGGCTTCGCTGCCGCTGTTGAGCAAGTAGGCCTGATCGCTGAAAGTGGCGGCGCACAGACGCTCGGCAAGGCTGAGCATGCCGCGATTATGCAGATTGAAACCGGGATTGATCAGCGCTTGCGCCTGACTGCTGATGGCTTTGACCAATGCCGAAGGGCTGTGGCCAAGGCTATTGGCACCGCCGGCCTGGGAAAAATCGAGGTAAGCGCGGTCGTTACTGTCCCACAACCATGAACCCTGCCCCCGGACGAACACCTGTTGCGGCCTTTCGACGCTGGGCATCAGCCTTTCAGCGCTAGGATTTTCGCTGCTTTCAGCGGGATCGGCCTCGAAGGCGAGGTCATCAAGACTCGGCATCTGGCGCCGCAAACTGAACAGATTCATTGGAAAAAGCCTCTTTCGAGGTTTTTTGAACTGCCTATGCAAACACTATCGAAGCGAACGCTATTCATCGCGCTTTCTGGCCCTGTAAGCCTTGTGAATGCGGTTAGACTAGGCTCACCCAGGCTTGCGGGCCATTTCGATTTATCAGCATTTTCGATAAGCGTTACTTATGGATTTCAAACAACTGCGTTATTTCGTCGCGGTCTACGAAGAAGGCCATGTCGGCCGTGCCGCTGAACGCCTGTCGATCTCGCAACCGGCGCTGTCGCAGCAGATCCGCCAGCTCGAACAGAACCTCGACGTCACCCTGTTCGAGCGCAGCAGCAAACGCCTGCTGCCTACCCTCGCCGCGCACACGCTGTACAACCACGCTTTGCCATTGCTCGACGGCTTGCAACGGGCGCGCGAAGCATTGGGCAACTTCAAGGGCCAGGCCTTGCGCACGCTGGCGATCGGCGTGCTGCAAACGGTGCACACGAGTCTGGTGCCGCAAATGCTCGAGCGGGTGCGCAAGGCGCAGCCGCATCTAGTGGTGCAGATTTATGAATTGACCGGACTTGAGATCGAGCGGCGTCTGCTCAACGGGTCGCTGGACATCGGCATCAGTTATCTGCCGCCGCGCCAACCGGGGCTGCATGGGGTGATGTTGTACGAAGATGAACTGACACTGGTGATCCCGGCGGATCATCCGTTGCGCGAATTCAAGAAAGTCTCGATGCGCCAGGCTGCTGAATTGCCGATGTTGCTATTGGGCGAAGAGTTTCAGATTCGCCAGATCTGGCAGGCGCAACTCACTGCCCTCGGGCGACGTCCGCAGGTGCAGGCCGAGTTGAATAATATGGTGGGGATTCTCGACAGTCTGCCGCACACCAAACTGGCAACGGTGCTGCCGGGCCGTTCGCAGAAGGAATACGACGATCAGGATCTGCTGTGGAAACCGCTGAGCGAGCCACGGGTGCCGCTGAAGGTTGGGCTGGTCTGTCGCGATGTGCAGCGCCAGCAGGCACCTTTGGCGCTGTTGCAGACATTGCTGGAAGAAGTGATGGAGCGCGAAGTAAAGCCAGCGCTGGATCCGTTGGCCTGACTACTTTTCTACAGGCAAAAGAAAACCCCGCCGAAGCGGGGCTTTGCAGACTGTTTCCCTGACATCCATTTCACTCCGCCACCCTGGCAGAATCCTACGTGTCCGTGTTGTTGCTTTGCGCTTCCTGCGCGACGTCCATGAAATGTAGATTAGCCGTGGATCCAATCCGCGCATATGGGAGAACAGCAGCACGTCATGTAAGAGAATGCTTACATGACGTCATCGCATCAGAATTGCGCCGCATCCAGCAGGAACAGCGACTCGCTACCGGCCTTCACCGACGTACTCAACGAGTGAATACGCGGCAGCAAACGGGCGAAGTAGAAGCGCGCGGTGCCCAGTTTGCTGGCATAGAAATCGTCTTGCGCTTCTTTGCCCAGCGAAGCTTTGGCCATCAATGCCCACATGTAGGCGTACGCTGTGTATCCGAATGCTTGCAAATATTCGACCGAAGCCGCGCCGATTTCGTTCGGGTTGTTTTTCGCCCGATCCAGCAGCCACGAGGTCAGCTCGTCGAGGGTGTCGACGGCATCGTTCAGCGGTTTGGTGAATTCGCCCAGATCGGCGCTGGCCGTCGCGGTGAAATGGCGGATCTCGTCAGCGAACAGCTTGTAGAAAGCGCCACCGCTGCCGACGATCTTGCGCCCGACCAGGTCCAGTGCCTGAATGCCGTTTGTGCCTTCATAGATCTGGGTGATGCGCACGTCACGTACCAGTTGCTCCTGACCCCACTCGCGGATGTAGCCGTGGCCGCCGAAAATCTGCTGGCCGTGCACGGTGGTTTCCAGACCCAGGTCGGTGAGGAATGCCTTGGCCACAGGCGTCAGCAACGCGACCAGATCTTCCGCACGTTTGCGCGTGGTGGCGTCTTCGCTGAACTTGGCGGTGTCGAGTTGCATTGCCACGTAGGTGGAAAACGCACGGCCGCCCTCGTTCGAGGCTTTCATGGTCAGCAGCATGCGCCGCACGTCCGGGTGGACGATGATCGGGTCAGCGACTTTGTCTTTGTTCTGCGCGCCAGTCGGCGAACGGCTTTGCAGACGGTCGCGGGCGTATTCGACGGCGTTCTGATAGGAGCGCTCGCCGGTGGCCAGACCTTGGATGCCCACGCCCAAACGCTCGTAGTTCATCATGGTGAACATCGCGGCCAGACCTTTATTCGGCTCACCGACCAGATAGCCCACGGCTTCATCGAAGTTCATCACACAGGTCGCGGACGCCTGGATGCCCATTTTGTGTTCGATCGAACCGCAGTTCGCCGGGTTGCGCGCGCCCAGGCTGCCGTCGGCGTTGACCATGAACTTCGGCACCAGGAACAGCGAGATGCCCTTCGGGCCCGCCGGGGCGTCCGGCAGCTTGGCCAGCACCAGGTGAATGATGTTTTCGGTGAGGTCGTGTTCGCCACCGGTGATGAAGATCTTAGTGCCGCTGACTTTGTACGACCCGTCGGCCTGAGGCTCGGCCTTGGTGCGAATAATCCCCAGGTCGGTGCCGGCGTGCGGCTCGGTCAGGCACATCGAGCCGGCCCAGACGCCAGCGTACATGTTCGGCAGGTACGCGGCTTTCAGCTCTTCGCTGGCGTGGGCGTTGATCGACAGGCAGGCGCCGGCAGTCAACATCGGGTACAGACCGAAGGACAGGCTGGCAGAGTTGACCATTTCTTCGACCTGCGCCGACACGGCTTTGGGCATGCCCATGCCGCCGAACTCGGGATCACCGCCCACGCCGACCCAACCGCCTTCGGCATAAGTCTGATAAGCCTGTGGGAAACCGGCCGGAGTGGTGACGGCGCCGTCGGCCCAATGGCAACCTTCTTCGTCAGCCGCACGGCTCAGCGGCGCGATGCTTTTGCTGGTGACCTTGCCGGCCTCTTCGAGAATGGCTTCAACGGTTTCGGCGTCGACAGTCTCGGCCAGCGCCGGCAGTTCGGCCCAGAGTTTGGCGACCTCGAACACTTCATTGAGGACGAAGCGCATATCGCGCAGCGGCGCTTTGTAGTCAGCCATGGCAAACCTCGCAAGATCTAAACGGTGATTCGTGGAAGGGTGTTTTCGTTGAGCCGGAGTGTACCTCAACAACTTTTGCGACACATAGGGTCAACCGGTGACTGCTTTGTTATTTTTAGTCACCAAAAAAGATCACAGCCTACGCCAGCGCCTACAGGTAAAACGCGATCCTATGTAGGAGCTGCCGAAGGCTGCGATCTTTTGATCTTCCTTAAAGCGCAAACAGTTCAGCAGGCAGCTTCATCAAACAATCACTCCCCGCCTCGATCGCCATCCGATGCGCCGCCGTACGCGGCAACAAACGCTTGAAGTAAAACTCGCACGTCGCCAATTTCCCGCGCAGGTAATCCGCCTCGCCCTCGCCCGCCTCCAGCTGCGCCTGCGCCACCAACGCCATGCGCAACCACAGATAACCGAGAATGATGTACCCGCTGTACATCAGGTAATCCACCGACGCCGCGCCCACTTCATCCGGATTCTTCATCGCCGCCATGCCGACCTTCATGGTCAGGTCGCCCCACTGCTGGTTCAACTCATTGAGTTGCGCAAGGAAACTGCCCAGTTGCGGATGCTCGGCGTTGGCTACACAGAATTTGTGGACGATTTTGGTGAAGCCACGCAGCAACTTGCCCTGACTGCCCAACACCTTGCGCCCAAGCAGATCCAGCGCCTGAATGCCGTTGGTGCCTTCGTAGATCGGTGCAATCCGGCAATCGCGCACCAACTGTTCCATGCCCCATTCGCGAATGAAGCCGTGGCCACCAAACACCTGCATGCCGTGGTTGGTGACTTCCAGCCCGGTGTCGGTCATGAACGCCTTGCAGATCGGCGTGAGGAACGCCAACAGGTCTTCGGCTTCCTGACGCGCCTCGGCATCGTTGCTCAGGTGCGCGACGTCGAGCATCTGCGCGGTGAAATAGGTCAGCGCGCGGTTGCCTTCGTTGAAGGCCTTCATGGTCAGCAACATGCGCCGCACATCCGGGTGGACGATGATCGGGTCGGCGGCCTTGTCCGGAGCTTTGGCGCCGGTCAGCGAGCGCATCTGCAACCGATCGTTGGCGTATTTGATCGCGCCCTGGAAACTTGCCTCGCCCAGACACAAACCCTGCATACCGGTGCCGAGGCGCGCGTGGTTCATCATGGTGAACATGCAGTTCAGGCCTTTGTTCGCCTCGCCAATCAGATAGCCCTTGGCGCCGTCGAAGTTAAGCACGCAAGTGGCTGACGCCTTGATGCCCATCTTGTGTTCGATCGAACCGCAGGAAACGCCATTGCGCTCGCCTGCTTCGCCCGCCGCATCCGGCAAGAACTTCGGCACGATAAACAGCGAAATCCCTTTAGTCCCGGCCGGTGCGTCCGGCAGTTTGGCCAACACCAGATGGATGATGTTGTCGCTCATGTCGTGCTCGCCGGCAGATATGAAAATCTTGCTGCCGGTGACTGCATAACTGCCGTCAGCTTGAGGCACGGCGCGGGTCTTGATGATGCCTAGGTCGGTGCCGCAATGGGCTTCGGTCAGGCACATGGTGCCGGTCCACTGGCCGGCGGTGAGTTTGTTCAGGTAGGTTTCTTTTTGCTCGGCGCTGCCATGGGCGTGAATCGCTGACATCGCGCCGTGAGTCAGCCCCGGGTACATGCCCCAGGACGTGTTGCTGGAGCCGACCATTTCGCTGATCACCAGCCCCAGCGAACTCGGCAGGCCCTGGCCGCCGTAGGTCGGGTCTGCGGCCAGACCGTGCCAGCCGCCCTCGACGTATTGTGCGAAAGCCTGCTTG
This region of Pseudomonas sp. R84 genomic DNA includes:
- a CDS encoding LysR family transcriptional regulator; protein product: MDFKQLRYFVAVYEEGHVGRAAERLSISQPALSQQIRQLEQNLDVTLFERSSKRLLPTLAAHTLYNHALPLLDGLQRAREALGNFKGQALRTLAIGVLQTVHTSLVPQMLERVRKAQPHLVVQIYELTGLEIERRLLNGSLDIGISYLPPRQPGLHGVMLYEDELTLVIPADHPLREFKKVSMRQAAELPMLLLGEEFQIRQIWQAQLTALGRRPQVQAELNNMVGILDSLPHTKLATVLPGRSQKEYDDQDLLWKPLSEPRVPLKVGLVCRDVQRQQAPLALLQTLLEEVMEREVKPALDPLA
- a CDS encoding YqaE/Pmp3 family membrane protein, whose translation is MDFIRIIIAILLPPLGVFLQVGFGGAFWLNILLTLCGYIPGIVHAVYIIAKR
- a CDS encoding acyl-CoA dehydrogenase C-terminal domain-containing protein, with product MADYKAPLRDMRFVLNEVFEVAKLWAELPALAETVDAETVEAILEEAGKVTSKSIAPLSRAADEEGCHWADGAVTTPAGFPQAYQTYAEGGWVGVGGDPEFGGMGMPKAVSAQVEEMVNSASLSFGLYPMLTAGACLSINAHASEELKAAYLPNMYAGVWAGSMCLTEPHAGTDLGIIRTKAEPQADGSYKVSGTKIFITGGEHDLTENIIHLVLAKLPDAPAGPKGISLFLVPKFMVNADGSLGARNPANCGSIEHKMGIQASATCVMNFDEAVGYLVGEPNKGLAAMFTMMNYERLGVGIQGLATGERSYQNAVEYARDRLQSRSPTGAQNKDKVADPIIVHPDVRRMLLTMKASNEGGRAFSTYVAMQLDTAKFSEDATTRKRAEDLVALLTPVAKAFLTDLGLETTVHGQQIFGGHGYIREWGQEQLVRDVRITQIYEGTNGIQALDLVGRKIVGSGGAFYKLFADEIRHFTATASADLGEFTKPLNDAVDTLDELTSWLLDRAKNNPNEIGAASVEYLQAFGYTAYAYMWALMAKASLGKEAQDDFYASKLGTARFYFARLLPRIHSLSTSVKAGSESLFLLDAAQF
- a CDS encoding acyl-CoA dehydrogenase C-terminal domain-containing protein, with product MPEYKAPLRDMRFLIDHVFDFHANYAALGAHDASPDMINAILEEGAKFCENILAPLNRSGDEEGCHFDNGVVTTPTGFKQAFAQYVEGGWHGLAADPTYGGQGLPSSLGLVISEMVGSSNTSWGMYPGLTHGAMSAIHAHGSAEQKETYLNKLTAGQWTGTMCLTEAHCGTDLGIIKTRAVPQADGSYAVTGSKIFISAGEHDMSDNIIHLVLAKLPDAPAGTKGISLFIVPKFLPDAAGEAGERNGVSCGSIEHKMGIKASATCVLNFDGAKGYLIGEANKGLNCMFTMMNHARLGTGMQGLCLGEASFQGAIKYANDRLQMRSLTGAKAPDKAADPIIVHPDVRRMLLTMKAFNEGNRALTYFTAQMLDVAHLSNDAEARQEAEDLLAFLTPICKAFMTDTGLEVTNHGMQVFGGHGFIREWGMEQLVRDCRIAPIYEGTNGIQALDLLGRKVLGSQGKLLRGFTKIVHKFCVANAEHPQLGSFLAQLNELNQQWGDLTMKVGMAAMKNPDEVGAASVDYLMYSGYIILGYLWLRMALVAQAQLEAGEGEADYLRGKLATCEFYFKRLLPRTAAHRMAIEAGSDCLMKLPAELFAL
- a CDS encoding aminotransferase class III-fold pyridoxal phosphate-dependent enzyme yields the protein MNLFSLRRQMPSLDDLAFEADPAESSENPSAERLMPSVERPQQVFVRGQGSWLWDSNDRAYLDFSQAGGANSLGHSPSALVKAISSQAQALINPGFNLHNRGMLSLAERLCAATFSDQAYLLNSGSEACEAAIKLARKWGQLHRGGASRIIVAKQGCHGRSLATISASDSCNLHNRFAPLLPGFDLVPFNDLPALHAAVDAQTVAIMLEPIQSDAGVVPATGHYLKGVERLCRELGILLILDEVQTGLGRCGTLLAEQSYGVRADIVVLGKGLGGGVPLAALLARGNACCFEAGELGGTHHGNALMTAAGLVVLDSVHDRSFLQQVNDNGQHLREGLTRLAHRYDHGELRGQGLFYGLTLSDDCAEAVVHAALHEGLLLNAPQANCLRFTPALTVSKANIDEMLLRLGRAFSRVRTAQLQCRKGIAV